From the Coffea eugenioides isolate CCC68of chromosome 1, Ceug_1.0, whole genome shotgun sequence genome, the window TGATTGCTGGAATCagtttcttcatcttcatctgCTAGATAGTGAATTTAGCCATTATCTCATCCAACCTTAATCCTAAAATGAAATATGAAAGAGCAAGAGTTTGTGAAATAAACAGGTACGAAACCAGTGATATTAGATTACAAATGATTTAACCTTTGCTTTCATCAGCCTGAGTTCCAGGATTGGAGTTCCTTTGCTGATCACTAAAGATGAGTGAGTCCAAGCTAGAAGcaacttcaagaatttcatcctttGAGGAAATAGATGAATTATCATCCATCAAATAGGATTTTCCTGCATCAGGAAAGAGTTAATCAGTCAAGAAAGCACAAGGAATGCTTGTAAATCCAGAATAAACAAATATCAGAGTTGAATTACCTTCAAGTGCGTCTCCTAGTTTTCCTTATGTATTCAACCAGTTCAATATTTGACAGGACTTCATAAGGTATATATTTGTATATCATCTATAGAACTAGGTTCAAGTAAAAGAGCGTAACAATAAAACACAGTAATTTAAGCTTGTAAATACAATGTAGTTGAGATTCCCAATTCCCATTCAGCAGAAGTCATGTGGTAATATGCCACTAAAGTCTTCATTAGTTTATATCGTTAAGCTTGTGAGAGAAGTAGAACATATTAACAAAAATTCTTACACAAGGACATAGTATTAAGTTAGCTAATCTTtctacccccccccccccccttcctccaaaaaaaaaaaaccaacagaGGCTGCTTAGTTTTACTTGAATTTATAAAGTAGTCACTTAAGCTCAAAGAATATGATTCTTAGTTTGCCAAAAGTTCCATATGTTGTAATAAGCAAGAGAACTAATGTTGCAGGAGTCACTTACCCTGCATTAAAGCAGTGTGTGCAATCTTTGCAGCACTAAACTCTGCCAGCTTCTTGGACTTCTCCGGATTCCCATGGAAAATTTCTCCTTCTACTTCCACAGTTGAGAAGAATGTTGACTTATGATCCTCACCAGATTTCATAGTTTTGTATTTTGGCAAGAAAAACCCATTCTCCTGAGCAAATTCTTGCAGCAGATTCTTGTACATATTATCATCACTCTTCATAAATACAAAGCAAAAATGTTAACACAGATGCGAACAGATAGGACTAGGGACATAGAATAATGATGAAATACATTTCTTTATGGCCACCTCTCCTACTACATATTTTAACTGACTGTCCCTTTAGAGAGAATTAGAAGGTAGAATTGATAATCCAATGATAACTCACCTTGCGAAAGGCATCCATTGTCAGCGATGTTAGTGCAGCCTGTGCAGCAGCGTCCTCTGCATCTTTTGTAGTCTCATAGAATCCTGGACTTTCGAAGATATCTTCACCAACTAAAACTTTCGCTGTGAAGCAAAGAGCAACAGATTGCTCCACTCTCTTAGTACGGTATAAGGGCAAATCAAGTTTCTTTGTCTGAGCATACTTCTGCAGCTTCCTCTTGTAATTTTGTTGCACTTCTGCAAGCATGAAGCACCAATGAGC encodes:
- the LOC113772569 gene encoding double-stranded RNA-binding protein 1-like; this translates as MFKSKLQELCHQKKWALPIYSCIKDGAEHSPQFKASVVVNGINFDSPSISKSLKEAHNEAAKLAFLHFTSDEKAIVEGSKTERRLKGRDINSNALSNEAGPDIEQALKDGAINSSEDEVQQNYKRKLQKYAQTKKLDLPLYRTKRVEQSVALCFTAKVLVGEDIFESPGFYETTKDAEDAAAQAALTSLTMDAFRKSDDNMYKNLLQEFAQENGFFLPKYKTMKSGEDHKSTFFSTVEVEGEIFHGNPEKSKKLAEFSAAKIAHTALMQGKSYLMDDNSSISSKDEILEVASSLDSLIFSDQQRNSNPGTQADESKDSSSKKTTEDINTYLLCNRVRVYTCIPEMNFSKGNVALPIAEGKWAVVNLEFPNEKDA